From Micromonospora rhizosphaerae, the proteins below share one genomic window:
- a CDS encoding ABC transporter substrate-binding protein, whose protein sequence is MRRFITSAIAAVAVLTVTAACGSSDAGGSGEKAGGTAKVKVGAIPIVDVAPLHLGKEKGFFAEQGIDVEVVNTTGGAAAVPGVVSGEFDFAFGNLVSLIVARSNNLPLKAIAEGNSSTGQQGKDFGGVVVPKDSPIKSAAELSGKTVAVNNLKNIGDTTVRASIRKAGGDPTNVKFVELAFPDMPAAVAAKRVDAAWIVEPFFTVAQNQGARVIASNFVDTAPNLTISAYFTTEKNIKQNPDLVKRFTAAIEKSLKYAQEHPAEARAVLLKYTKIDPTVTEKITLPSWSGQINRESVQTMADLMLTDGLIKQKVDVSELLP, encoded by the coding sequence ATGCGCCGTTTCATCACCAGTGCCATAGCCGCCGTAGCAGTGCTCACGGTCACCGCCGCATGCGGTTCCTCCGATGCCGGCGGTTCCGGCGAGAAGGCCGGAGGCACTGCCAAGGTCAAGGTCGGGGCCATCCCGATCGTGGACGTGGCACCCCTGCACCTCGGCAAGGAGAAGGGCTTCTTCGCCGAACAGGGCATCGACGTCGAGGTGGTCAACACGACCGGCGGCGCGGCCGCCGTGCCGGGCGTGGTCAGCGGGGAGTTCGACTTCGCCTTCGGCAACCTGGTGTCGCTCATCGTCGCCCGTTCCAACAACCTGCCGCTCAAGGCGATCGCCGAGGGCAACTCCTCGACCGGCCAGCAGGGCAAGGACTTCGGCGGCGTCGTCGTGCCGAAGGACAGCCCGATCAAGAGCGCGGCCGAGCTCTCCGGCAAGACCGTCGCGGTCAACAACCTGAAGAACATCGGCGACACCACGGTCCGCGCGTCCATCCGCAAGGCCGGCGGCGACCCGACCAACGTGAAGTTCGTCGAGTTGGCCTTCCCGGACATGCCGGCCGCCGTCGCCGCCAAGCGGGTCGACGCCGCCTGGATCGTCGAGCCGTTCTTCACCGTGGCGCAGAACCAGGGCGCCCGGGTGATCGCGTCCAACTTCGTCGACACCGCGCCGAACCTCACCATCTCGGCGTACTTCACCACCGAGAAGAACATCAAGCAGAACCCGGACCTGGTGAAGCGCTTCACCGCGGCCATCGAGAAGTCCCTGAAGTACGCACAGGAGCACCCGGCGGAGGCGCGCGCGGTGCTGCTGAAGTACACGAAGATCGACCCGACGGTCACCGAGAAGATCACGCTCCCGAGCTGGTCAGGCCAGATCAACAGGGAATCGGTCCAGACGATGGCCGACCTGATGCTCACCGACGGCCTGATCAAGCAGAAGGTCGACGTCTCGGAGCTGCTCCCGTGA